From one Actinomyces sp. Marseille-P3109 genomic stretch:
- a CDS encoding 4'-phosphopantetheinyl transferase family protein has translation MEDRRSHFLAHCLAKNMLADHVEGIDGPGSVISHEASGRPVVACGTELSISHSVSSVAVAVTHSGVVGVDVEDLSRANDVAAVRDIMCSQSELRIVHEEGCDEIDLLRLWVAKEALVKIGAVTLDGFRRADLSALLLNGPVSTQVNRRWWSATCGEVDLTVWRDSRCVGAVARAAWRGCSQVSTTERV, from the coding sequence ATGGAGGACCGTCGCAGTCACTTCTTGGCGCACTGCCTCGCCAAAAATATGCTGGCGGACCATGTGGAGGGGATCGATGGCCCAGGTTCTGTTATCAGTCATGAGGCATCCGGTCGTCCTGTGGTTGCGTGCGGAACTGAGCTGAGCATTTCTCATTCGGTGTCAAGCGTTGCGGTTGCGGTGACTCACTCCGGGGTCGTGGGCGTAGATGTCGAGGATCTGTCTAGAGCCAATGACGTGGCGGCGGTTCGCGATATTATGTGCAGTCAGAGTGAACTGAGAATTGTTCATGAAGAAGGTTGCGATGAGATCGACCTGCTGCGGCTCTGGGTGGCCAAGGAGGCCTTGGTTAAGATCGGCGCGGTCACCCTGGATGGGTTTCGTCGGGCGGATCTTTCGGCACTGTTGTTGAACGGGCCAGTCAGCACTCAGGTGAACCGGCGCTGGTGGAGTGCGACTTGTGGAGAGGTCGATCTGACTGTCTGGCGGGACAGTCGATGTGTTGGTGCTGTGGCGCGCGCCGCATGGAGAGGCTGCTCGCAAGTGTCAACGACTGAGCGAGTGTGA
- a CDS encoding thioesterase II family protein, translated as MADSGFFLLVRRAGPSQCAGPESQDEWSPALGWSTAFLSVKEEEKTVGLDMRPFPFFVDSAGDRLLFCFHHAGGSASVYRYWVERDPRVAVVPVELPGKATRMSEQWIDDFSLLVRSLADNIHLLAHGVPVVLYGHSMGAALAYQCAAHLQETYHHVPLAVVVAARQAPGEVVEGEYRSCMGLAALREELVKVGGTPPEILADDALMEVLLPSVRRDYALHESFCHASTVLRCPILALAGSEDPTVTPQMMEKWSQYTSASFMLKTVPGGHFFPVDCGISFLEDLVDDIDRIALGDKLIFPQNSVKE; from the coding sequence ATGGCAGATTCTGGTTTTTTTCTGCTGGTTCGTAGGGCTGGTCCTTCTCAGTGCGCTGGTCCTGAGTCGCAAGATGAATGGTCTCCAGCGCTAGGATGGTCGACAGCATTTCTGTCGGTAAAAGAAGAGGAGAAAACGGTGGGGCTCGACATGAGGCCGTTTCCATTTTTTGTTGACTCCGCTGGTGATCGGTTGTTGTTCTGTTTCCATCATGCGGGAGGGAGTGCTTCAGTATACCGTTACTGGGTGGAACGTGATCCTCGGGTCGCCGTCGTTCCGGTTGAGCTCCCGGGCAAGGCGACCCGAATGAGTGAGCAGTGGATTGATGATTTTTCTCTGTTGGTCAGAAGCCTTGCTGACAACATTCATCTTCTGGCGCACGGAGTTCCGGTGGTGCTCTATGGGCACAGCATGGGGGCAGCCCTTGCATATCAGTGCGCTGCCCATCTTCAAGAGACTTACCACCATGTTCCATTGGCTGTCGTCGTCGCCGCGCGCCAGGCCCCCGGGGAGGTGGTCGAGGGGGAGTACCGCAGCTGCATGGGGCTGGCTGCGTTGCGCGAGGAGCTGGTGAAGGTGGGGGGTACCCCTCCCGAGATCCTCGCAGATGACGCTCTCATGGAGGTTCTGCTTCCAAGTGTGCGCCGCGACTACGCGCTGCATGAGTCCTTCTGTCACGCTTCGACGGTGCTGAGGTGCCCCATCCTCGCTCTTGCAGGTTCTGAGGATCCGACGGTGACGCCGCAGATGATGGAGAAGTGGTCTCAGTACACTTCCGCTTCCTTCATGCTCAAGACTGTTCCTGGAGGTCATTTCTTTCCCGTGGACTGCGGGATCAGTTTTCTTGAGGATCTGGTGGATGACATCGATCGGATTGCGTTGGGAGATAAGTTGATCTTTCCCCAGAACTCTGTGAAGGAGTGA
- a CDS encoding ABC transporter permease, with translation MTDTEKLRVSWLQAVEVHAGRLLTRWMRSPAAIVYTVGVPVAMVAIIRLMFSGMVQQFSGTPMDMTDVAIMVAVSQAFTGGLSGAGAIVQERHEGLPQRLATLPGPRGTAISGRILAESIRAFASMLVALAVGALCGASFGGPVHLLGIIASLTVVAMAAGAFGVMLGYVVETPQGAFSFTPLVMAFTVFNTAMMPRDMYAAALRPFVDASPVTAVSRLVDAIVSERVQAWQILVFFCWFVGLVLLSALVLSRKMNGLQR, from the coding sequence ATGACTGACACCGAGAAGCTTCGTGTCAGCTGGCTGCAGGCCGTCGAGGTGCATGCAGGCAGGCTGCTGACGCGCTGGATGCGGTCACCGGCTGCAATCGTCTATACCGTGGGCGTACCGGTAGCCATGGTTGCCATCATCAGGTTGATGTTCTCCGGGATGGTCCAGCAGTTCAGCGGGACACCGATGGATATGACCGATGTGGCCATCATGGTCGCGGTCTCCCAGGCCTTCACCGGCGGGCTGTCTGGGGCGGGCGCAATCGTTCAGGAACGTCACGAGGGACTGCCGCAGCGGCTGGCCACGTTACCGGGACCCCGTGGCACAGCAATTTCTGGACGCATTCTCGCCGAGTCGATACGCGCTTTCGCCTCGATGCTGGTGGCCTTGGCCGTCGGGGCACTGTGCGGTGCATCCTTCGGTGGGCCGGTGCACCTCCTGGGGATCATTGCCAGCCTGACGGTCGTTGCCATGGCGGCGGGTGCTTTCGGAGTCATGCTCGGCTACGTCGTGGAGACCCCGCAAGGCGCTTTCAGTTTCACTCCTCTTGTCATGGCGTTCACGGTCTTCAATACAGCCATGATGCCGCGGGACATGTACGCGGCTGCACTTCGTCCTTTTGTCGACGCCTCTCCGGTAACCGCGGTCTCACGTCTTGTCGATGCTATCGTCTCCGAGCGGGTCCAAGCATGGCAGATTCTGGTTTTTTTCTGCTGGTTCGTAGGGCTGGTCCTTCTCAGTGCGCTGGTCCTGAGTCGCAAGATGAATGGTCTCCAGCGCTAG
- a CDS encoding ABC transporter permease: MGRSLTSDAEILPSNLTALWGATWRNSVRLSRNSASLVSALVIPGVFMLAFWAVFGHAASRSGFDYALFLMAASMFQAVMFAAGGSAMALAVDVESGLLGRMRAMPIHAMVVIGGRMLADLVRSIASLCAVIGVGLACGARPASWTRLGLTFLVALVMGEVLVLVFLGIALRSSHPVQTAGLIQALEMPLLMLSTAFIPLSTLPDWLEPIIAHMPFSPMIDTNRALLTGVSPGGSGWETLAWLAGGLVLGSWWVSREFRRRND, from the coding sequence ATGGGCCGTTCCTTGACGTCGGACGCCGAGATCCTGCCGAGCAATCTCACCGCGTTATGGGGCGCCACCTGGCGCAACTCGGTGCGTCTGTCACGAAACTCGGCGTCCTTGGTCTCGGCGCTGGTGATCCCCGGAGTATTCATGCTGGCGTTCTGGGCCGTTTTCGGTCATGCCGCCAGCCGCTCCGGATTCGACTACGCCCTGTTCCTCATGGCGGCATCCATGTTCCAGGCGGTGATGTTCGCCGCCGGAGGGTCGGCGATGGCACTGGCCGTTGACGTGGAGTCCGGACTTCTGGGGCGGATGCGAGCGATGCCGATCCACGCCATGGTAGTCATCGGTGGTCGTATGCTCGCAGACCTGGTGCGCTCGATCGCCTCGTTGTGCGCTGTGATCGGAGTTGGGCTCGCCTGCGGTGCAAGACCGGCGAGCTGGACAAGGCTCGGCCTGACGTTCCTCGTGGCTTTGGTGATGGGTGAGGTACTGGTACTGGTTTTCCTGGGCATCGCCCTGCGTTCAAGTCATCCGGTTCAGACGGCGGGACTCATACAGGCTCTGGAGATGCCGTTGCTCATGCTGTCAACGGCGTTCATTCCACTGAGCACGTTACCGGACTGGCTCGAGCCGATCATCGCCCACATGCCCTTCTCTCCGATGATCGATACCAACCGTGCCCTGTTAACGGGTGTCTCTCCCGGCGGCTCTGGCTGGGAAACGCTGGCCTGGCTGGCCGGCGGGCTCGTCCTGGGGTCGTGGTGGGTGTCTCGAGAGTTTCGGAGGCGGAATGACTGA
- a CDS encoding ABC transporter ATP-binding protein, whose product MFQLPTAEHDQAALRVCDLCKTFGRGSKATDVLKGLTFEVPQGHVVSLLGANGAGKTTLVNIASTLMLPTSGEISVCGTDVVADPAAVRRCISLTGQFAAVDGELTGRENLVFFGRLHGLSAAGARERADELLEAFRLADVGDRRVANYSGGMRRRLDIAASLIVEPSLLFLDEPTTGLDPLSRHELWDVIDDLRDRGVSVLLTTQYLDEAERLSDDIVVLREGRVVSQGTASELRRQFGAPMCRLGFDEADTARRCAESLLPEVLDRPASDFQVDTLEVLFTSHDGIHDLSRGAEGLAALGIDVVSASLSPPSLDEVFMGTAFEAVAED is encoded by the coding sequence ATGTTCCAGTTACCGACAGCAGAACATGATCAAGCAGCACTGCGTGTGTGTGACCTGTGTAAGACGTTCGGACGCGGGAGCAAAGCGACTGATGTGCTCAAAGGGCTCACGTTTGAGGTGCCGCAAGGACACGTTGTGTCTCTGCTCGGCGCTAACGGCGCCGGTAAGACGACACTGGTCAACATAGCCTCCACGCTCATGCTCCCGACCTCGGGTGAGATCTCCGTGTGTGGCACGGATGTGGTGGCGGACCCCGCGGCAGTGAGGCGGTGCATCTCCCTGACGGGACAGTTCGCCGCGGTGGACGGAGAGCTGACCGGCAGGGAGAACCTGGTGTTCTTCGGCCGCCTGCACGGACTGAGCGCGGCCGGGGCTCGTGAACGTGCTGACGAGCTCCTAGAGGCTTTCCGGCTGGCCGACGTCGGCGATCGACGAGTGGCGAACTACTCGGGTGGAATGCGGCGCCGTCTTGACATTGCCGCCTCGCTGATCGTTGAGCCCTCCCTGCTCTTCCTCGATGAGCCGACGACCGGCCTGGACCCGTTGTCCCGTCATGAGCTGTGGGACGTGATCGACGACCTGCGTGACCGTGGGGTGTCGGTGCTGCTCACCACCCAGTATCTCGATGAGGCCGAAAGGCTCTCCGATGACATCGTGGTGCTGCGCGAGGGGCGGGTGGTGTCCCAGGGCACTGCCAGTGAGCTCCGCCGTCAATTCGGTGCACCGATGTGCCGCCTGGGCTTCGATGAGGCCGATACGGCCAGACGATGCGCCGAGTCTCTTCTTCCGGAGGTACTCGATCGTCCAGCCAGCGACTTCCAGGTCGATACTCTGGAGGTTTTGTTCACTTCACACGACGGGATTCACGACCTGTCCCGAGGGGCGGAGGGGCTGGCGGCCCTCGGGATCGACGTGGTTTCGGCTTCGCTCAGCCCTCCGTCCCTCGATGAGGTCTTCATGGGCACAGCATTCGAAGCTGTTGCGGAGGACTGA
- a CDS encoding ABC transporter ATP-binding protein — protein sequence MLELKNVTMAYGEEDGPPVLDDISLRIEQGEVVLLCGESGCGKTSMLWMINGVARYFFQAQVSGEVLLNGENIAHQEASDIAQTVGSVFQNPKSQFFTLDVRSELAFGCENLGIQPDEIIRRLADVEQDFSMGHLAERSLIQLSGGEKQKIACASVAAMEPQVLLLDEPSANLDVGAVEDLRRTVTTWKEQGKTILIAEHRLYYLADVVDQVIYLKDGRIAAEFTGEEFRSLGDDYLRELGLRSINPVPEVADERGSSDRELLLESFSFRYRGTSHPALNIERLTLPEGRVIGVVGKNGAGKTTFVRSLAGLDSKAKGVLHHGGCTYRRPKERLRHVYLVMQDVNHQLFGESIDSDLFIDSESFLRDRESEITEILTSLNLADKRDRHPMSLSGGERQRVAIAGALVCGREILIFDEPTSGLDYRHMKQVAKELGDLALQGRTVFVVTHDIELLAECCDFLLLIDGGEVGIAKHCDTDVLREIMGLLKEGN from the coding sequence ATGCTTGAACTGAAGAACGTGACGATGGCGTATGGCGAGGAGGACGGCCCTCCGGTGCTTGATGACATCAGCCTGCGTATCGAGCAGGGTGAGGTCGTCCTGCTTTGTGGTGAGTCCGGTTGCGGCAAGACGAGCATGCTGTGGATGATTAACGGGGTCGCGCGCTACTTCTTCCAGGCTCAGGTATCCGGCGAGGTTCTGCTGAACGGTGAGAACATCGCTCATCAAGAGGCGAGCGACATCGCCCAGACGGTCGGCTCAGTGTTTCAGAACCCGAAGTCTCAGTTCTTCACGCTTGACGTGAGAAGTGAGCTCGCATTCGGCTGCGAGAACCTCGGGATTCAACCCGATGAGATCATCAGACGCCTGGCGGACGTTGAGCAGGACTTCAGCATGGGACACCTTGCGGAAAGGAGCCTCATTCAGCTCTCCGGGGGTGAGAAACAGAAAATTGCTTGCGCATCCGTAGCAGCGATGGAGCCGCAAGTTCTCCTGCTTGACGAGCCCTCTGCCAATCTCGACGTCGGTGCCGTCGAGGATCTGAGACGGACCGTGACGACCTGGAAGGAACAAGGGAAAACCATACTGATCGCCGAACATCGTCTCTACTATCTTGCCGACGTCGTCGATCAGGTGATCTATCTGAAAGACGGACGCATCGCTGCCGAGTTCACGGGAGAGGAGTTCCGGTCCCTGGGAGACGACTATCTGCGTGAACTTGGTCTCAGGTCTATTAATCCGGTGCCGGAGGTGGCGGATGAACGCGGCTCAAGTGACAGGGAGCTGCTTCTGGAGTCTTTCAGCTTCCGCTATCGGGGAACGTCTCATCCGGCTCTGAACATCGAGCGCCTGACGCTCCCCGAGGGGCGAGTTATCGGCGTTGTCGGTAAGAACGGAGCCGGTAAAACGACGTTTGTGCGGTCACTGGCGGGACTTGATTCCAAGGCCAAAGGAGTTCTCCACCACGGAGGGTGCACCTATCGCAGGCCGAAAGAGCGCCTGCGGCACGTCTACCTTGTCATGCAGGACGTCAATCACCAGCTCTTCGGCGAGAGTATCGATAGTGATCTGTTCATTGACTCCGAGAGTTTTCTTCGTGATCGAGAATCTGAGATTACCGAGATTCTGACGTCACTGAACCTGGCTGACAAACGGGATAGGCACCCGATGTCACTTTCCGGTGGTGAGCGTCAGCGGGTCGCCATAGCCGGTGCCTTGGTGTGCGGCAGAGAGATCCTCATTTTCGATGAGCCTACCAGCGGGCTGGACTACAGGCACATGAAGCAGGTCGCCAAGGAGCTCGGCGATCTCGCCCTACAGGGCAGAACAGTTTTCGTCGTTACTCATGACATCGAGCTCCTCGCTGAGTGCTGCGACTTCCTTCTGCTCATTGATGGCGGGGAGGTCGGGATTGCGAAGCACTGCGATACTGATGTGCTACGTGAAATTATGGGACTGCTGAAGGAAGGAAACTGA
- a CDS encoding energy-coupling factor transporter transmembrane component T, whose product MRAASPGLGGSTGGLVLDPRTKLLIVVIVSWVLMSTSGSESRSVMVVRWLLIALPFFLLVLSRIYGPALRYAITYAALAGLPPLIWRVMTAGNAMLDITLTWLGALSLIVPGMTCGLYMLRTTTASEFLVAMQRIHCPDVLTIPTAIIFRFFPTVREEYRDIKTAMRMRGVGGIRQPIRMLEYRLVPLLVSVVSIGNELSRSAVTRALGAKRKRTSVCDIRFRIIDGAALVLLAACAWVVFIGKVW is encoded by the coding sequence ATGCGTGCGGCATCCCCAGGGCTGGGTGGATCCACTGGTGGGCTGGTGCTGGATCCGCGGACGAAGCTTCTCATTGTCGTAATCGTCTCCTGGGTGCTCATGTCCACCTCCGGTAGCGAGTCCAGGTCTGTCATGGTGGTGAGATGGCTTCTTATAGCCCTGCCCTTCTTCCTGCTCGTTCTCTCGAGGATCTATGGGCCTGCCCTGCGCTATGCAATAACCTACGCAGCTCTTGCCGGCCTGCCTCCGCTCATATGGAGGGTCATGACTGCGGGCAACGCCATGCTCGATATCACTCTTACATGGCTGGGGGCGCTCTCTCTCATTGTCCCAGGAATGACGTGCGGACTTTACATGCTGCGTACCACGACCGCTAGTGAGTTTCTTGTGGCGATGCAACGTATTCACTGCCCGGACGTGCTCACCATCCCCACCGCCATTATCTTCCGCTTCTTCCCAACCGTGAGGGAGGAGTATCGAGACATCAAGACCGCCATGCGGATGCGAGGTGTCGGAGGCATCCGGCAACCGATCAGAATGCTGGAGTACCGGCTTGTTCCTCTGTTGGTCTCGGTAGTCAGTATCGGTAACGAGCTGTCGCGGTCCGCGGTCACGAGGGCGCTGGGGGCCAAGCGCAAGAGAACCAGTGTTTGCGACATCAGGTTCCGGATCATTGACGGCGCAGCACTAGTGCTGCTTGCAGCCTGTGCCTGGGTCGTGTTTATCGGAAAGGTGTGGTAG
- a CDS encoding MptD family putative ECF transporter S component has translation MEDKVNDRSQASRYQRLNITDFMTIGIFFVIITLVGTVVAFVGITPVTFVMVSSIQGLVLGIPTMLFYSKVKKPGMLLITAILSGTFSLLMALGPYHLIVGVLLALVAELILWSGQYKSARNSVIAYMLTSIAVTANYIPLFFATRSYILNSDMAGKYSEGMARGMTEIGERGFALYAVIVGATAVTSLLGGILGRKVFNKHFRRAGIV, from the coding sequence ATGGAAGACAAGGTGAATGACCGCAGTCAAGCGTCGAGATATCAAAGACTCAATATTACGGACTTCATGACGATAGGTATTTTCTTCGTCATCATCACGCTGGTGGGAACGGTCGTGGCATTCGTGGGGATCACTCCAGTGACGTTCGTGATGGTCAGCTCCATCCAGGGTCTGGTTCTCGGCATCCCCACCATGCTGTTCTACTCCAAGGTCAAAAAGCCCGGGATGCTGCTGATCACGGCGATATTGTCGGGGACGTTCAGCCTTCTCATGGCGCTCGGTCCGTATCACTTGATCGTTGGGGTGCTGCTGGCTCTGGTTGCAGAGCTCATCCTATGGTCCGGTCAGTACAAGAGTGCCCGCAACAGCGTTATCGCATATATGCTCACCTCGATCGCCGTCACAGCGAACTATATTCCGCTGTTCTTTGCCACAAGAAGCTACATTCTGAATAGTGACATGGCGGGGAAATATAGTGAGGGGATGGCCAGGGGGATGACCGAGATCGGCGAACGAGGCTTTGCTCTGTATGCCGTCATCGTTGGAGCGACGGCCGTGACGTCCCTTCTTGGTGGTATCCTCGGAAGAAAAGTGTTCAACAAGCACTTCCGGCGCGCAGGAATCGTGTGA